The nucleotide sequence TCAGGGGGAAATAGATGCGTATCCTCATCTAATGAAGGATTTATATGCATACACTAATATCGGCTTTTCAGACATGACATCGGTATTTCCCCGATTCAGAATGGGAGCTTCTTTGTATGGAATATTGCCCAAAAGTTTTGAAGCTGAATTAGGCTTCCGGCATTTAAAGTTTGGTAGCTCTGCGTGGATCTATGTCGTCGGACTCTCGAAATATTATAGAAACTTTTGGTTCAACGGCCGGGTAACCCTTGTGCCCGACCAAAAGAGTCTTTCTCATTCCTACACCGGAACTATGCGTTATTACTTTGGTGGAACAGATGATTATTTTTACGGAAGTGTGGGGTATGGCCTTTCTCCTGACAACGAAAACGTAGTGCTTGCCTTTAATAAAGAATCCGTTAATCTGGTTTCAAAAAAAGTATCTGTCGGATATAAACGAAGCATCAGGAAGTTAAATATCATATCCGTATCAGCTTCCTGGTTGAATGAGGAATATATTGCCGGACAAAAAGGGAATCAACTGAACATGTCAATTTCTTACCAGAAAAGGTTTTAGTGTAATCTTGATTGAGTAACTACCAGAATTTACAATTACAATACTTAAGCTCAATAATGAACTTCCCATCTATGTATTTACAGATAACGTCCTGACGGTATTACAACTTTTATGGTTTATATCCAATGAGACGGAATATCGTTATTCATGCCAGCCGGGAGGCTGGCTTTTACCAATGACGAAAGCAGAGCTTTCGCCAAACTACCTCCACCAGCCTACAATCAACGAGGGCAGATTTCAAGCCATAAATTCCTGAACATTTTACTTTGGGTAATGTTACAACTTAACACACGCAATAGTCTTATTTACAGAATCTAATCATTTAAATTCAAAGGCCATGAACATTACAGTTTTAGGTACAGGAATGGTTGGTCAGACCGTGTCAAAGCGCCTCGTGGAGTTGGGACATAAAGTGACTATGGGTACCCGCAATCCGGACGCGACTCTTTCCCGGACAGAACCTGACCGGATGACAGGTATCACTTTTTCTGAATGGCACAAGGCAAATCCGCAAGTCTGCCTGGTGACCTTTTCCGAATCGGTAAAAGGAGCGGATTTGATCATAAATGCGACAAGTGGGATTGCTTCACTGGAAGTGTTAGAGCTGGCTGGTGAGGCCGCAATGGATGGAAAAGTATTGCTGGATATTTCGAATCCACTTGATTTTTCTAAAGGGTTGCCCCCCTCTTTGTTTGTTTGCAATACGGATTCATTGGGAGAACAGATCCAGAACCGATTCCCCGGTCTTAAAGTGGTCAAGAGCCTGAATACGATGAATGTATATATTCAAATGAACCCCGGTTTACTTCCCGGTGACCACAATGTCTTTGTGAGTGGAAACGACCAGGAAGCGAAAGCGATGGTGAAGGAACTTTTGATCTCAATTGGCTGGAGAGAACAAACCATAATTGATCTGGGCGATATCACTTCTACCCGGGGAACGGAGATGTTGCTTCCCATCTGGGTGAGATTGTGGAGCACGTTCGGCGATATCAATTTCAACTTTCATATCCAACGGGCTAAATGATTCTATTTCACAGAGAACAGAAGACACAATCCTGACCAGAAATAAAGTTCTAAGATTGGTTATTCCTACACAAGAAAGCAGCTTCAGATATTCACTTTTTGCTGAAACTGCTTTCTTGTTTTTGCTGCAGCGACTCTTGCCAGCCTGGAGGCTGGCTTTTACCAATGACGAAAGCAGAGCTTTCGCCAAACTACCTCCACAAGCCTACGATCAACGAGGGGAAGTTACCAGTAGAATAATTGATTGTCAAATTTAATTTGATAATTGTCATCTTCATCACAATTTAGCTTAATGTGAATTTTACGATGGCCTAACAAGCAATAGGATTCTTTTTTATTCCAAAGATATACCATCTTTTTTCTTGAATCAATCGCATTGATTTCAATTGTTGAGATTTGGGTAAGGTTATTATCGATACAAATTGGTAAGTTATCAACCTTGATTAAGGGACAATATTTTCCCTTATATGCAATAAGTCCCTCAATTCTAATCAATAATTCATAATTATTTAAGTTATAACGTTTATCATTATGGGTTACATAAAACTCAAGAGGCTCATAAACAGTCTTATTACATCTCCCAGAATATTCATTTAAATCCAGGTCCTTTAATGGAAAAGAATAAGCAGAAGGTGCTAAACTTTTTTTTGAATTACAATCTGAAAGAAATATCATAAATAATAATGTAACGACCACCAAACAATATTTATTCATATCATACATATTTCAGGGTTTAAAGATAAAAAGACCTTGAGGAACTCCGTAAGGTGTATCACCCCCTGTTGCCCGTAGCCTATCGAAACCTCCACAAACTCAAAAAACCGCAGTCAGCCGTTCGGCGACAGGCTCCACCTTCGTCGTCAGAAAATCAAGGCCTCCTGGCCTTACCTTAGTGTAAGAATCAACTTCAAAATCCATCAACCTAACACACCAAGCCTTTTGATTTCATGACCGACTTTCAAAAATAACATTTCTTTCCGGAAGAAAACTCAACTACCGATATGAACGAAGGAGCGGGGCACTGAAAAATGCAAGGGAGCCACTGAAAAACGCTCCGGAGTCACTCCGAAATGCGACAGCGGCACTGAAAAATGGATGGTCGGCACTGAAAAATGCGAGAGCGGCACTCCGAAATGCGTGGGAGACACTGAAAAACGCGACAGCGGCACTGAAAAATGCGAGGGAGAGTGACTCCCGGGCATTTTTCAGTGCCGCTATTGGTTAATGGATTGAAGATGGTTTATTTCTTAATCACCTTCGTGGTCGATGTGCCTTCTTTAGCAATCACGCTGATGGTGTACACGCCGGTTACACACTGACCGATGTCGATGCTGAAGCGGGTAACCGATTTATCTTTGGCTAGGACCTGTACAGCCTGTCCGCGGCTGTCATTGACCATTACGATGTAACCTTGGCAAACGGATCGTTGATGGTTACATAGACGATGCCTTTGGTCGGATTCGGATAAAGCGATACACGCTTACTATCGGCTTTCACGTAAGGAACGCCACTGCCGCCTGTGTTCTTCAC is from Parabacteroides sp. FAFU027 and encodes:
- a CDS encoding NADPH-dependent F420 reductase, with product MNITVLGTGMVGQTVSKRLVELGHKVTMGTRNPDATLSRTEPDRMTGITFSEWHKANPQVCLVTFSESVKGADLIINATSGIASLEVLELAGEAAMDGKVLLDISNPLDFSKGLPPSLFVCNTDSLGEQIQNRFPGLKVVKSLNTMNVYIQMNPGLLPGDHNVFVSGNDQEAKAMVKELLISIGWREQTIIDLGDITSTRGTEMLLPIWVRLWSTFGDINFNFHIQRAK
- a CDS encoding T9SS type A sorting domain-containing protein, which gives rise to MVNDSRGQAVQVLAKDKSVTRFSIDIGQCVTGVYTISVIAKEGTSTTKVIKK